The following proteins are encoded in a genomic region of Chthoniobacterales bacterium:
- a CDS encoding SulP family inorganic anion transporter, whose product MPAIGKGWRGYGRDDFFNDLGAGATVGLLALPLAIGFGIASGVSPAQGLWTAIIAGFLISALGGSRFQIGGPTGAFVPVLAGVVAVHGYSGLALATMMAGALLILMGALRMGTLLRFVPYPVVAGFTSGIAVIIFTAQLNAALGLGLAMPQHIPQQILMLATHLRGVSWPAVAVSLLTLAIVVGWPRLTRKIPAAIVAVVASSCLVYWSGWDVETIGTKFGGIPAGLPGWHFPAISLDRLRELIGVAATIAALGAIESLLSATVADGMNDTRHDSNQELIGQGVANLVTPLFGGIAATGAIARTAASIRHGARGPVAGIVHSVVLLAIVLLAAPLAKYIPLAALSAILLVVAVRMAEWHTFVELWHGPRTDFAVMIATFALTVALDLTAGVGCGMVMAVILFVRRMEEMTHVRLLTPDSDTEMEGGLSLRGKAVPAGVVLFRINGPLFFAAADKLEVALRGSGGRPQVVIFRMRLVPLMDASGLHALEVAVEKMQRDGVHVLLTAVQPQPMKVMHESGLADRIGLDNFCASIDQALERAEHLLSPRNN is encoded by the coding sequence GTGCCTGCGATTGGGAAAGGCTGGCGCGGCTACGGCCGCGACGACTTTTTCAACGATCTCGGCGCGGGCGCGACGGTCGGGCTCCTCGCGCTGCCCTTGGCCATCGGCTTCGGCATCGCATCGGGTGTTTCGCCGGCGCAAGGGCTGTGGACGGCGATCATCGCCGGCTTCCTGATCTCCGCTCTCGGCGGCTCGCGCTTCCAGATCGGCGGTCCGACCGGAGCGTTCGTCCCCGTGCTGGCGGGCGTGGTCGCGGTCCATGGCTACTCCGGTCTCGCGCTGGCCACGATGATGGCCGGGGCGCTGCTGATCCTGATGGGCGCGCTGCGCATGGGCACGCTGCTGCGGTTCGTCCCGTATCCCGTGGTGGCGGGTTTCACCAGCGGCATCGCGGTCATCATTTTCACCGCGCAGCTCAACGCGGCTCTTGGACTCGGCCTCGCAATGCCGCAGCACATCCCGCAGCAGATCCTCATGCTTGCGACGCATCTTCGCGGCGTGAGCTGGCCGGCGGTCGCGGTTTCGCTGCTGACGCTTGCCATCGTCGTCGGCTGGCCCCGACTCACGCGCAAGATTCCCGCCGCCATCGTCGCCGTCGTCGCAAGCTCGTGCCTGGTTTACTGGTCGGGATGGGACGTCGAAACGATCGGCACGAAGTTCGGCGGCATTCCCGCGGGATTGCCGGGCTGGCATTTTCCCGCCATCTCGCTGGATCGCCTGCGGGAGTTGATCGGCGTGGCCGCGACCATCGCCGCGCTGGGAGCGATCGAAAGCCTGCTCTCCGCCACTGTCGCCGATGGGATGAACGACACCCGCCACGACTCGAACCAGGAACTCATCGGCCAGGGCGTCGCAAATCTCGTGACTCCGCTCTTTGGCGGGATTGCGGCAACGGGTGCCATCGCCCGCACGGCCGCCAGCATCCGCCACGGAGCCCGGGGGCCGGTGGCGGGAATCGTCCATTCGGTCGTGCTGCTGGCCATCGTCCTCCTCGCCGCACCGCTGGCAAAATACATCCCGCTCGCCGCGCTTAGTGCGATCCTTCTCGTTGTCGCGGTGCGGATGGCGGAATGGCACACGTTCGTCGAACTCTGGCACGGCCCGCGCACGGACTTCGCCGTCATGATCGCGACGTTCGCGCTCACGGTGGCGCTCGATCTCACCGCCGGCGTGGGTTGCGGAATGGTCATGGCCGTTATCCTGTTCGTGCGCCGCATGGAGGAAATGACGCACGTTCGGCTGCTCACTCCGGACTCCGACACGGAAATGGAAGGCGGCCTGTCGCTGCGCGGCAAGGCCGTGCCGGCCGGCGTCGTCCTTTTCCGAATCAACGGTCCGCTCTTCTTTGCCGCCGCGGACAAGCTCGAGGTCGCGCTGCGCGGCTCCGGCGGCAGGCCGCAGGTCGTCATCTTTCGCATGCGACTCGTTCCGCTGATGGACGCGAGCGGCCTGCATGCGCTCGAAGTGGCGGTCGAGAAAATGCAGCGCGACGGCGTGCATGTGCTGCTCACGGCCGTTCAGCCACAGCCGATGAAGGTCATGCACGAGTCCGGCCTGGCCGATCGCATCGGCCTGGACAACTTCTGCGCAAGCATCGACCAGGCGCTCGAGCGAGCGGAGCATCTGCTCTCGCCGCGGAATAATTGA